A region of Terriglobia bacterium DNA encodes the following proteins:
- the atpD gene encoding F0F1 ATP synthase subunit beta — protein sequence MAENIGKVIQVAGPAVDVQFSEATLPPIYEALRVVSEGFSVPTPIDVILEVEQHLGEGRVRCVAMLPTDGMVRGMKAIDQGGPIRVPVGRGTLGRVMNVIGDSVDNLGPIQATERAPIHRLAPAFDEQATSAEMFETGVKVIDLIQPFLKGGKIGLFGGAGVGKTVVIMELINNVAKQHGGFSVFGGVGERTREGNDLWLEMTESGVIVPGDPSKSKAALVYGQMTEPPGARLRVALTALTVAEYFRDGEGADTLLFIDNIFRFTQAGSEVSTLLGRMPSAVGYQPNLATEMGELQERITSTKKGSVTSVQAIYVPADDLTDPAPATTFAHLDATTVLSRALTELGIYPAVDPLASTSRILDPHVVGEEHYDVAQRVKRILQRYKDLQDIIAILGIDELSEDDKLIVARARKVQRFLSQPFHVAEQFTGMQGRYVKVAETIKGFKEIVEGKHDDIPEQAFYMKGGIEEVVEHGNRLKAAAA from the coding sequence ATGGCAGAGAACATCGGAAAAGTGATTCAAGTTGCCGGGCCGGCGGTGGACGTGCAGTTCAGCGAAGCCACCCTGCCACCCATCTATGAGGCGCTGCGCGTGGTCAGCGAAGGCTTCAGCGTGCCCACGCCCATCGACGTCATCCTGGAAGTGGAGCAGCACTTGGGCGAAGGGCGGGTGCGCTGCGTCGCCATGCTGCCCACCGACGGCATGGTGCGCGGCATGAAGGCGATCGACCAGGGCGGGCCGATCCGGGTGCCTGTGGGCCGCGGCACGCTGGGGCGCGTGATGAACGTGATCGGCGATTCGGTGGACAACCTGGGTCCAATCCAGGCCACTGAGAGGGCGCCGATTCACCGCCTCGCGCCGGCCTTCGACGAGCAGGCCACCTCGGCGGAAATGTTTGAAACCGGCGTCAAAGTCATTGACCTGATCCAGCCGTTCCTCAAGGGCGGCAAGATCGGGCTGTTTGGCGGCGCGGGCGTGGGCAAGACGGTCGTGATCATGGAATTGATCAACAACGTCGCCAAGCAGCACGGCGGATTTTCCGTGTTCGGCGGCGTCGGCGAGCGCACCCGCGAAGGCAATGACCTGTGGCTGGAGATGACCGAGTCGGGCGTGATCGTGCCCGGCGATCCGTCGAAATCCAAGGCTGCGCTGGTCTATGGCCAGATGACGGAGCCGCCGGGGGCGCGCCTGCGCGTGGCCCTGACCGCGCTCACGGTCGCCGAGTACTTCCGCGACGGTGAAGGCGCCGACACCCTGTTGTTCATTGACAACATATTCCGCTTTACGCAAGCGGGTTCGGAAGTGTCCACGCTGCTGGGCCGCATGCCCTCCGCCGTCGGGTACCAGCCGAACCTGGCGACCGAGATGGGCGAGTTGCAGGAGCGCATCACTTCCACCAAGAAGGGCTCGGTGACGTCGGTGCAGGCCATTTACGTGCCCGCCGACGACCTCACCGACCCCGCTCCGGCCACGACCTTCGCTCACCTGGACGCGACTACTGTGCTCTCGCGCGCGCTGACCGAGTTGGGCATTTATCCGGCGGTGGATCCGCTGGCTTCCACCTCGCGCATTCTCGATCCACATGTGGTGGGCGAGGAGCATTACGACGTAGCGCAGCGCGTGAAGCGAATCCTGCAGCGCTACAAGGACCTGCAGGACATCATCGCCATTCTGGGCATTGACGAGTTGAGCGAAGACGACAAGCTGATCGTCGCCCGGGCTCGCAAGGTGCAACGCTTCCTGTCGCAGCCCTTCCACGTGGCCGAGCAGTTCACCGGCATGCAGGGCCGGTACGTGAAGGTGGCGGAGACGATCAAGGGCTTCAAGGAAATCGTCGAAGGCAAGCACGACGACATCCCCGAACAGGCCTTCTACATGAAAGGCGGGATCGAGGAAGTGGTCGAGCACGGCAACCGGCTGAAGGCGGCGGCGGCGTAA
- the atpA gene encoding F0F1 ATP synthase subunit alpha, with product MAQIRADEITKLIREQIENYESRIAVDEVGTIISLGDGIARVHGLDKVMAGELLSFPHGVAGIAMNLEEAQVGVVVLGEYTELKEGDEVKRTGRIASVPVGEALIGRVVNALGEPIDDKGPIATKAFLPVERIAPGVIDRQPVREPMATGLKAIDAMIPIGRGQRELIIGDRQTGKTAIVLDTIINNKGRDLICIYCAIGQKRSSIAQVVKILEDKGAMDYTIVVAASASEPAPMQYIAPYAACAMGEYFRDKGKHAITFYDDLSKHAASYREISLLLRRPPGREAYPGDVFYLHSRLLERAARLSDKNGGGSLTSLPVIETQAGDVSAYIPTNVISITDGQIYLETDLFNSGIRPAVNVGLSVSRVGGSAQIKAMRQVAGTLKLELAQFRELAAFAQFGSDLDKATQAQLNRGQRLVEILKQDQYTPLPFSKQILIIFAGTGGYLDDLPVEQCREFERAMYAYVDTMNPGLLKQIEEKKALDDALKADMAKMVKEAKERFVSERQMAAAKA from the coding sequence ATGGCGCAGATTAGAGCTGACGAAATTACGAAACTGATTCGCGAGCAGATCGAGAACTACGAATCGCGCATCGCGGTGGACGAGGTCGGGACGATCATCAGCCTGGGCGACGGCATCGCGCGCGTGCACGGCCTGGACAAGGTCATGGCGGGCGAACTGCTTTCGTTCCCGCACGGCGTAGCCGGCATCGCCATGAACCTGGAAGAAGCGCAGGTCGGCGTCGTGGTGCTGGGCGAATACACCGAACTGAAGGAAGGCGACGAGGTCAAGCGCACCGGACGCATCGCCAGCGTGCCGGTGGGCGAGGCATTGATCGGGCGCGTGGTCAACGCGCTGGGCGAGCCCATTGACGACAAGGGCCCGATTGCTACCAAGGCCTTCCTTCCCGTCGAACGAATCGCGCCGGGCGTCATTGACCGTCAGCCGGTGCGCGAGCCGATGGCTACCGGTCTGAAGGCGATTGATGCCATGATCCCGATCGGCCGCGGACAGCGCGAACTGATCATCGGCGACCGGCAGACGGGCAAGACTGCGATCGTGCTGGACACCATCATCAACAACAAGGGCAGGGACCTGATCTGCATCTACTGCGCCATCGGACAGAAGCGCTCTTCGATTGCGCAGGTGGTGAAGATCCTGGAAGACAAGGGGGCGATGGACTACACCATCGTCGTGGCCGCGTCGGCTTCCGAGCCGGCGCCGATGCAGTACATTGCGCCCTACGCGGCCTGCGCCATGGGCGAGTATTTCCGCGACAAGGGCAAGCACGCGATCACGTTCTACGATGATTTGTCGAAGCACGCGGCGTCCTACCGCGAAATTTCGCTGCTGTTGCGGCGTCCGCCGGGGCGCGAGGCGTATCCGGGCGACGTGTTTTATTTGCACTCGCGGCTGCTGGAGCGCGCCGCCAGGCTGAGCGACAAGAACGGCGGCGGTTCGCTGACCTCGCTGCCGGTGATCGAGACGCAGGCGGGCGACGTTTCCGCCTACATTCCGACCAACGTGATTTCCATTACCGACGGCCAGATTTACCTGGAAACCGACCTGTTCAACTCCGGCATCCGGCCGGCGGTGAACGTGGGCTTGTCGGTGAGCCGCGTCGGCGGCAGCGCGCAGATCAAGGCCATGCGCCAGGTTGCCGGCACGCTCAAATTGGAGCTGGCGCAGTTCCGCGAACTGGCGGCGTTCGCGCAGTTCGGCAGCGACTTGGATAAGGCAACGCAGGCGCAGCTCAACCGCGGCCAGCGTCTGGTGGAAATCCTGAAGCAGGACCAGTACACTCCACTGCCGTTCAGCAAGCAGATTCTCATCATCTTCGCCGGAACCGGCGGCTACCTTGACGACCTGCCGGTGGAGCAGTGCCGCGAGTTTGAAAGGGCGATGTACGCCTACGTCGATACCATGAATCCCGGGCTACTGAAGCAGATCGAGGAGAAGAAGGCGCTCGACGACGCGTTGAAGGCCGACATGGCGAAAATGGTGAAGGAAGCCAAGGAGCGCTTCGTCAGCGAACGGCAGATGGCGGCGGCAAAAGCGTAA
- a CDS encoding F0F1 ATP synthase subunit epsilon yields MAETLQLEIVTPERLVEKDVVEEIQIPGKNGYLGILPGHAPLITELGVGEITYKADGMAYYVAVAWGFAEVLPDKVTILAETAERAENIDVERARKAKERAEERLRSASGEVDYQRALVALDRACARLDVAEKKR; encoded by the coding sequence ATGGCCGAAACCTTACAACTCGAAATCGTCACTCCCGAGCGGCTGGTGGAGAAAGATGTCGTGGAGGAGATCCAGATTCCCGGCAAGAACGGGTACCTGGGGATCCTGCCGGGACACGCGCCCCTGATCACCGAACTTGGAGTGGGCGAAATTACCTACAAGGCCGACGGCATGGCGTACTACGTCGCGGTGGCGTGGGGCTTCGCCGAGGTGCTGCCGGACAAGGTAACGATTCTGGCGGAGACGGCCGAGCGCGCCGAGAACATTGACGTGGAACGCGCGCGCAAGGCGAAAGAGCGCGCCGAAGAGCGTCTGCGCTCCGCCAGCGGAGAAGTAGACTACCAGCGCGCGCTGGTCGCGCTGGACCGGGCATGCGCGCGCCTGGACGTCGCGGAAAAGAAGAGATAG
- a CDS encoding FHA domain-containing protein — MAKLYLKFEQAVLKEFSLSQGVVTIGRLPDNLIQVDNLAVSGHHAKIYWDVDHYVLEDNNSLNGTFVNNRRISKAVLKDGDEVLIGKHTVAFKDERHPEASGKPTVERTVAVVPTLEATVVLDTRKAKEMLARQAPTPPSPAPAAAVPAPARERTGMLTVMSGKTDQSQYVLTGKLNVIGKSDMASIKLRGWFAPKVAAVINHRDGKYFIAASETNIKVKVNDERIAGQHELGDGDVVEVHRVKMTFSYND; from the coding sequence ATGGCAAAACTCTATCTGAAGTTCGAACAGGCAGTTCTGAAGGAGTTCTCGCTCTCCCAGGGCGTGGTAACCATCGGGCGGCTGCCGGACAACCTCATCCAGGTGGACAACCTCGCCGTGTCCGGCCATCACGCCAAGATTTACTGGGACGTGGACCATTATGTCCTGGAGGACAACAACAGCCTGAACGGCACCTTCGTCAACAACCGCCGCATCAGCAAGGCGGTGTTGAAGGACGGCGACGAGGTGCTGATCGGCAAGCACACCGTCGCCTTCAAGGACGAGCGGCACCCGGAGGCGTCCGGCAAACCCACAGTCGAGAGAACCGTGGCCGTGGTCCCGACGCTGGAGGCCACCGTCGTGCTCGACACCCGCAAGGCGAAGGAGATGCTGGCGCGCCAGGCGCCCACACCGCCCTCGCCGGCGCCCGCTGCCGCCGTGCCCGCTCCCGCCAGAGAGCGCACCGGGATGCTGACCGTCATGTCCGGCAAGACCGACCAGTCGCAGTACGTCCTGACGGGTAAGCTGAACGTCATCGGTAAGAGCGACATGGCCTCGATCAAGCTCAGAGGTTGGTTCGCCCCCAAGGTCGCCGCGGTGATCAACCATCGTGATGGGAAGTACTTCATCGCCGCTTCGGAGACGAACATCAAGGTGAAGGTCAATGACGAGAGGATTGCCGGCCAGCACGAGCTCGGCGATGGCGACGTGGTGGAAGTCCACCGCGTGAAGATGACCTTCAGCTACAACGACTAG
- the atpG gene encoding ATP synthase F1 subunit gamma, with the protein MANVLDIRRRIRSVRNTRQITKAMKMISAARLRRAQERALSGRPYAQMLTNVLKSLVSRAEIFDPETGAPRHPLLAQRPEKNILVIVVTADRGLAGAFNANIVKAAARFLAANEGKNIDIEAAGRKGRDFLRRRFPTATPEQVERAGAVQIVGEHIGVLGKLQFEYVRDFSESVIDRYTKGEIDSVYVLYNEFKSVIAQRLVVEKVLPIEEIGEKTIAQAEELTKEEREMRAEAAKSAGVSLGEADTAEMDRRAAAFATAQVDYIYEQPPAELFRDLLPKYVAVQIYRSMLESTAAEHAARMTAMDSATSNADEMIDKLTLAMNRARQAKITKEIIEIVSGAAAQ; encoded by the coding sequence ATGGCTAACGTTCTCGACATTCGGCGGCGGATTCGCAGCGTGCGCAACACGCGGCAGATCACCAAGGCGATGAAGATGATCTCCGCGGCGCGGTTGCGGCGGGCGCAGGAGCGCGCCCTGTCCGGACGTCCGTACGCGCAGATGCTGACCAACGTGCTCAAATCGCTAGTCTCGCGCGCGGAAATTTTCGATCCGGAAACCGGTGCGCCGCGACATCCGCTGCTGGCGCAGCGTCCGGAGAAGAACATCCTGGTCATCGTGGTCACCGCTGACCGCGGGTTGGCGGGCGCCTTCAATGCCAACATCGTGAAGGCGGCGGCGCGCTTCCTGGCCGCGAACGAGGGCAAGAACATCGACATCGAAGCGGCCGGACGCAAAGGCCGCGACTTCTTGCGCCGCCGCTTCCCGACCGCAACCCCGGAGCAGGTGGAGCGCGCGGGCGCGGTGCAGATCGTCGGCGAACACATCGGCGTGCTCGGCAAGCTGCAGTTCGAGTACGTGCGCGATTTCTCCGAAAGCGTGATCGACCGTTACACCAAAGGCGAGATCGATTCGGTGTACGTGCTGTACAACGAATTCAAGTCGGTGATCGCGCAGCGGCTGGTGGTGGAGAAGGTGCTGCCGATCGAGGAAATCGGCGAAAAGACCATCGCACAGGCCGAGGAGCTGACCAAGGAGGAGCGCGAGATGCGCGCCGAAGCGGCCAAGTCGGCCGGCGTTTCGCTGGGCGAGGCGGACACCGCGGAGATGGACCGGCGCGCGGCGGCCTTTGCCACGGCGCAGGTGGACTACATCTACGAGCAGCCGCCCGCCGAGTTGTTCCGCGACCTGCTGCCGAAGTACGTGGCGGTGCAGATCTATCGGTCGATGCTGGAGTCCACGGCGGCCGAACATGCGGCTCGCATGACCGCCATGGATTCGGCTACCAGCAATGCCGACGAGATGATTGACAAGCTGACGCTGGCGATGAACCGCGCCCGCCAGGCCAAGATTACCAAGGAAATCATCGAGATCGTGAGTGGAGCAGCGGCGCAATAG
- the atpH gene encoding ATP synthase F1 subunit delta yields the protein MAAISSRYARAFADVVFSMKIAPASVMQQLYDLASAVKSNEMLQRVWETPAIPAEQKRALLDAIVARENVTKPVRNFLAVLIDHCRIGELAEIARGVESEIDARLGFAEADVTSARELTEPEKRALEGKIETMTGQKVRAHYATDRTILGGAIVRLGSTIYDGSVKGQLHRMKEQLAGE from the coding sequence ATGGCGGCGATCAGCAGCCGTTACGCTCGCGCCTTCGCCGATGTCGTATTCAGCATGAAAATTGCCCCGGCAAGCGTCATGCAGCAGTTGTACGACCTGGCCTCGGCGGTGAAGAGCAACGAGATGTTGCAGCGGGTGTGGGAGACGCCCGCAATTCCCGCGGAGCAAAAGCGCGCCTTGCTGGACGCGATCGTAGCGCGGGAGAACGTCACCAAGCCGGTGCGGAATTTCCTGGCGGTGCTGATTGATCACTGCCGCATTGGGGAATTGGCCGAGATCGCGCGCGGCGTGGAGAGCGAGATCGATGCACGGCTGGGATTCGCCGAAGCCGACGTCACCAGCGCGCGCGAATTGACGGAGCCAGAGAAGCGCGCGCTCGAGGGGAAGATCGAAACCATGACCGGCCAGAAGGTCCGCGCCCATTACGCCACCGACCGCACCATCCTGGGGGGCGCGATCGTGCGGCTGGGCAGCACGATATACGACGGGTCGGTGAAGGGCCAGTTGCATAGGATGAAGGAGCAGTTGGCGGGGGAGTGA
- a CDS encoding Stp1/IreP family PP2C-type Ser/Thr phosphatase — protein sequence MSLTVEVAGKTDVGCVRKNNEDNFGYDSRCGIYVVCDGMGGQAAGEVASKMGVDVILTYFREAKKNGSYPTVGPPMDGVSERANALGSAIHLANEAIYEAATRHQTQSGMGSTVVGVLVGAGFFSIGHAGDSRIYLIREGAIQQLTRDHSLVMEQVRRGLLTMEEALHSEMQNIIIRALGPEEKVQPDLDDMMAQPGDVLLLCSDGLIRHVPDDSILEVVQGTISLQLMADRLIDAARDGGGSDNITVLLLRFEELPWYKKFFRWLFGGGSPKWQNSI from the coding sequence ATGAGCCTCACAGTCGAAGTTGCCGGGAAAACCGACGTTGGATGCGTCCGCAAGAACAACGAGGACAACTTCGGCTACGACTCGCGCTGCGGAATTTACGTGGTCTGCGACGGCATGGGCGGCCAGGCTGCCGGAGAAGTCGCCAGCAAGATGGGGGTGGACGTCATCCTCACCTACTTTCGTGAGGCGAAGAAGAACGGCTCCTATCCAACGGTGGGCCCGCCGATGGATGGCGTCTCGGAGCGCGCCAACGCGCTGGGCAGCGCGATCCATCTGGCCAACGAGGCGATTTACGAAGCCGCCACCAGGCACCAGACGCAATCGGGAATGGGCTCCACCGTCGTCGGCGTCCTGGTCGGCGCCGGGTTCTTCTCCATTGGGCATGCGGGAGACAGCCGCATTTACCTGATCCGCGAAGGCGCCATCCAGCAGCTCACCAGGGACCATTCGCTGGTGATGGAGCAAGTGCGCCGCGGGCTGCTGACCATGGAAGAAGCGCTGCACTCGGAGATGCAGAACATCATCATCCGCGCCCTCGGTCCCGAGGAGAAAGTGCAGCCCGACCTGGACGACATGATGGCGCAGCCCGGCGACGTCCTGCTGCTGTGCAGCGACGGCCTGATCCGTCATGTTCCCGACGACAGCATTCTTGAAGTCGTACAGGGAACCATCAGCCTGCAACTGATGGCCGACCGGCTGATCGACGCCGCCCGCGACGGCGGCGGGTCCGATAACATCACCGTGCTGCTCCTGCGCTTCGAGGAGCTGCCCTGGTACAAAAAATTTTTCCGCTGGCTCTTCGGCGGAGGGAGTCCCAAATGGCAAAACTCTATCTGA
- a CDS encoding CHASE2 domain-containing protein: MAKPKFHWTDVALGAVVSILVLLVFWMQWAEGLEGKLFDMRAKLRARAKTAENVVLVGIDDDSIRQIGRWPWPRSYMAEMVDQLAEAQAKVIGLDIFFSDAELNPGLQEVRKIKAEYASKVGAKSGGGTAVKAGAEITAADLARAAARASARAKTGAEQEFVSILDSADKRLDNDAHLEDSLALAQNAVLPMYFTLGTPMGKVDKPIPEEIAKNFVANVKSDGSVTAAQDFTPPYERFAKVAKAIGQANLTPSPDGVQREVPLVVDFNGKLFPSFALQCLRAFYNLESDDYRFTPGKELVLGRAHIPVDPQGRMLVDYAKLENLTGVKFSDVRNKKTPAEVFNGKIVLIGMIATGGGDLYTSPVGTQFPGMAIHASVIQNIINGQYLIRPEWAGKAELALLILFALFVSLAIPHMKAGHSAIIAVVLLALVIGGGIYLFTAYGYWLKMAYPALMLVAGYTVVVSKRYLVTEKRTEVLEGESAETNKMLGLSFQGQGMLDMAFEKFRKCPVDDSMKDVLYGLALDFERKRQFNKAVQVFEHIATVDKRFKDIAERSQKLRIAGETVILGGRSGLRAGGDSTVLVQGGVSDLAKPTLGRYEVMKELGKGAMGVVYLGKDPKINREVAIKTLRFQDEFDPQDMQTMKERFFREAESAGRLVHPNIVTIYDAGDDGDISYIAMELLSGNDLKDYTSKDKLLPVAETLETMAKVADALDYAHSQNVVHRDIKPANIMRLKDGKIKVTDFGIARITSQSKTATGTVMGTPSYMSPEQLAGAKVDGRADLFSLGVTMYELLTGEKPFTGETVATLMYRIANAPHPPIEQARADLPVGCRAVIDRALEKDPNKRYQRGSEMAADLRALLTKTAWAGA, from the coding sequence ATGGCCAAGCCAAAGTTTCACTGGACGGATGTCGCGCTGGGTGCGGTAGTCAGCATCCTGGTACTGTTGGTCTTCTGGATGCAATGGGCGGAGGGGTTGGAAGGCAAACTCTTCGACATGCGGGCCAAACTCCGCGCCCGCGCCAAGACCGCCGAAAACGTGGTGTTGGTCGGCATTGATGACGACAGCATCCGGCAGATCGGACGCTGGCCCTGGCCTCGCTCCTACATGGCGGAGATGGTGGATCAACTGGCCGAGGCGCAAGCCAAGGTCATCGGCTTGGATATTTTCTTTTCCGACGCCGAGTTGAACCCCGGCCTGCAGGAAGTGCGCAAAATCAAGGCAGAGTACGCCTCCAAAGTGGGCGCCAAGAGCGGTGGCGGCACGGCGGTGAAAGCGGGAGCTGAAATCACCGCCGCGGATTTGGCGCGGGCGGCGGCGCGCGCTTCGGCACGGGCCAAGACCGGCGCCGAGCAGGAGTTCGTTTCCATCCTGGATTCGGCGGACAAGCGCCTCGACAACGACGCCCACCTGGAAGATTCCCTCGCCCTGGCACAAAACGCCGTGCTGCCCATGTACTTCACGCTCGGCACGCCGATGGGCAAAGTGGACAAGCCGATCCCGGAAGAAATCGCGAAGAATTTTGTTGCCAATGTGAAGTCCGACGGCTCCGTCACCGCCGCGCAGGATTTCACTCCTCCCTATGAGCGTTTCGCTAAGGTCGCCAAGGCCATCGGGCAGGCAAACCTCACGCCATCGCCCGACGGCGTGCAACGTGAAGTGCCGCTGGTGGTGGACTTCAACGGCAAGCTGTTCCCGTCGTTCGCGCTGCAGTGCCTGCGCGCGTTCTACAACCTGGAGTCGGATGACTACCGCTTCACGCCCGGCAAGGAACTGGTGCTGGGCCGCGCGCACATTCCCGTCGACCCGCAGGGGCGCATGCTGGTGGACTACGCCAAACTGGAGAACCTGACCGGCGTGAAATTCTCCGACGTGCGCAACAAGAAAACTCCGGCCGAGGTGTTCAACGGCAAGATCGTGCTTATCGGCATGATCGCCACCGGCGGCGGCGACCTGTACACCTCGCCCGTCGGCACGCAATTTCCGGGCATGGCGATTCACGCCAGCGTGATTCAGAACATCATCAATGGCCAATACCTGATCCGGCCGGAGTGGGCGGGCAAGGCTGAACTGGCGCTGCTGATCCTGTTCGCGCTCTTTGTTTCCCTGGCCATCCCGCACATGAAGGCCGGGCACAGCGCCATCATCGCGGTGGTGCTGCTCGCTCTCGTCATCGGCGGCGGCATTTACCTGTTCACTGCCTACGGCTACTGGCTGAAGATGGCCTATCCGGCGCTCATGCTGGTGGCTGGCTACACCGTCGTGGTCTCGAAACGCTACCTGGTCACCGAAAAGCGCACGGAAGTGCTGGAAGGCGAATCGGCCGAGACTAACAAGATGCTCGGCCTCTCCTTCCAGGGTCAGGGCATGCTGGACATGGCCTTCGAGAAGTTCCGCAAGTGCCCGGTGGACGACTCCATGAAAGACGTTCTCTACGGCCTGGCGCTGGACTTCGAACGCAAGCGCCAGTTCAACAAAGCGGTGCAGGTCTTCGAACACATTGCCACCGTGGACAAGAGGTTCAAGGACATCGCGGAACGCTCCCAGAAGCTGCGCATTGCGGGCGAGACGGTTATCCTGGGCGGGCGCAGCGGCCTACGAGCGGGCGGCGATTCCACCGTGCTGGTGCAGGGGGGCGTCTCCGATCTGGCCAAGCCCACGCTCGGCCGCTACGAAGTGATGAAGGAACTGGGCAAGGGCGCCATGGGCGTGGTCTATCTCGGCAAGGACCCGAAAATCAACCGCGAGGTGGCAATCAAGACCCTGCGCTTCCAGGACGAGTTCGATCCGCAGGACATGCAGACAATGAAGGAGCGCTTTTTCCGGGAGGCGGAGTCGGCCGGGCGTCTGGTGCACCCCAACATCGTCACCATCTACGACGCGGGCGACGACGGCGACATCAGCTACATCGCCATGGAACTGCTCAGCGGCAACGACCTGAAGGACTACACCAGCAAGGACAAGCTGCTGCCGGTGGCGGAGACACTGGAGACCATGGCCAAGGTCGCCGACGCGCTGGATTACGCGCACTCGCAGAACGTGGTGCACCGCGACATCAAGCCCGCCAACATCATGCGTTTGAAGGACGGCAAGATCAAGGTGACCGACTTCGGCATTGCGCGCATCACCTCGCAGTCGAAGACCGCAACCGGAACGGTGATGGGCACGCCGTCCTACATGTCGCCGGAGCAATTGGCCGGCGCCAAGGTGGACGGCCGCGCCGACTTGTTCTCCTTGGGGGTGACGATGTACGAGTTGCTCACCGGCGAGAAGCCGTTTACCGGCGAGACGGTGGCCACCCTGATGTACCGCATCGCCAACGCGCCGCATCCGCCGATCGAGCAGGCGCGCGCCGATTTGCCGGTGGGCTGCCGCGCCGTCATCGACCGGGCTTTGGAGAAGGACCCGAACAAACGCTATCAGCGGGGCAGCGAGATGGCGGCCGACTTGCGCGCGCTACTCACTAAGACGGCGTGGGCGGGAGCGTAA
- a CDS encoding ATP synthase F0 subunit B produces the protein MSRIKRLVAPALLAMLLLAGAAVAQPKAASSSAQAKSAPAAKPQEPAREKSAQQETPGQELTEASERAAGEGEENAEFKESASVRFLAKITGLSLRSAYWLAIIINFAVIAAAVIWFARSSLPGMFRSRTQSIRKTMEEAQRASADASRRLGEIESRLSKLDSEIAAMRAQAEADAAAEEQRIKVAAEEEARKVVESAGQEVEAASRLARRNLKAYAAELAVSLAEQRIQVDAKTDQVLVDSFVGQLGRDGKEGK, from the coding sequence ATGAGCCGGATCAAGCGTTTGGTCGCGCCTGCGTTGCTGGCAATGTTGTTGCTGGCCGGCGCGGCGGTCGCGCAACCGAAGGCGGCATCAAGTTCAGCGCAGGCGAAATCCGCGCCGGCAGCAAAACCGCAGGAGCCCGCGCGCGAGAAATCCGCGCAGCAGGAGACACCCGGTCAGGAGCTGACGGAAGCGTCGGAACGGGCTGCGGGTGAAGGCGAAGAGAACGCCGAGTTCAAGGAGTCGGCGTCGGTGCGCTTCCTGGCGAAGATTACCGGCCTGAGCCTGCGCTCCGCGTACTGGCTGGCGATTATCATCAACTTCGCGGTCATCGCGGCGGCAGTGATCTGGTTCGCCCGCTCGTCTCTGCCGGGGATGTTCCGCTCGCGCACGCAGTCCATCCGCAAGACGATGGAGGAAGCACAGCGCGCCAGTGCCGACGCCAGCCGCCGGTTGGGCGAGATCGAAAGCCGTTTATCGAAGCTCGACAGCGAGATTGCGGCCATGCGAGCGCAGGCCGAGGCCGACGCCGCGGCGGAAGAGCAGCGCATCAAGGTCGCCGCGGAAGAGGAAGCGCGCAAGGTCGTGGAGTCGGCGGGGCAGGAGGTCGAGGCAGCTTCGCGGCTGGCGCGGCGCAACTTGAAGGCGTACGCGGCGGAGCTGGCAGTGTCGCTGGCGGAGCAGCGTATTCAGGTTGACGCCAAGACCGACCAGGTGCTGGTGGACAGCTTCGTGGGGCAGCTCGGACGAGACGGCAAGGAGGGCAAGTAG